One Jannaschia sp. GRR-S6-38 genomic window carries:
- a CDS encoding LysR substrate-binding domain-containing protein: MIGWRDMPSLAALRAFEAAARCGSLSAAARELNVTHAAVAGHVRALETFFATPLLHRAGQGMETTPDGAMLARGLTEGFTTLAAACRDLSDRHSTRALSVTVTPTFAENWLMPRISSFWAEHPEINVTIAPSTASANLRRDGYDLAIRYGDGEWPGYDVEPLLRDDFVLVAAPALAARLADTSNAALLQQRWLMSDNKAELPHLARGLGVEEDALSVSVFATNGLVLSAVRAGLGLGLQHRVLIQRELDGERLAVLREIDLGETGYYVLTRQGAVSENLRLFRRWLRRAA, from the coding sequence ATGATTGGCTGGCGCGACATGCCCTCCCTCGCGGCGCTGCGCGCCTTCGAAGCCGCCGCGCGCTGCGGTTCGCTCTCGGCCGCCGCGCGCGAGCTCAACGTGACCCATGCCGCCGTCGCGGGCCATGTCCGCGCGCTCGAGACCTTCTTCGCCACGCCGCTTCTGCACCGCGCCGGGCAGGGCATGGAAACGACGCCCGACGGCGCGATGCTGGCGCGCGGCCTGACCGAGGGCTTCACGACGCTCGCCGCCGCCTGCCGCGACCTGTCGGATCGCCATTCGACGCGCGCGCTGTCGGTCACGGTCACGCCCACCTTCGCCGAGAACTGGCTGATGCCGCGCATCTCCTCCTTCTGGGCCGAGCATCCCGAGATCAACGTCACCATCGCCCCCTCGACCGCGTCCGCGAACCTGCGGCGCGACGGCTACGACCTCGCCATCCGCTACGGCGACGGCGAATGGCCGGGCTACGATGTCGAGCCCCTGCTGCGCGACGATTTTGTCCTCGTCGCGGCCCCCGCGCTGGCCGCCCGGCTTGCCGACACGTCGAACGCGGCGCTTCTGCAGCAGCGCTGGCTGATGTCCGACAACAAGGCCGAGCTTCCGCATCTGGCGCGGGGCCTCGGCGTGGAGGAGGACGCGCTGAGCGTCAGCGTCTTCGCCACCAACGGGCTGGTCCTGTCGGCGGTGCGCGCGGGGCTGGGGCTCGGCCTGCAGCACCGCGTCCTGATCCAGCGCGAACTGGACGGCGAGCGCCTCGCCGTGCTGCGCGAGATCGACCTGGGCGAGACCGGCTACTACGTGCTGACGCGGCAGGGCGCGGTCTCGGAGAACCTGCGCCTGTTCCGCCGCTGGCTGCGCCGCGCGGCCTGA
- a CDS encoding ActR/PrrA/RegA family redox response regulator transcription factor, whose protein sequence is MTEALQDIGPDPSLLLVDDDEPFLRRLERAMEKRGFSVQAAGSVAEGIAKATASPAAYAVVDLRLEDGNGLDVVEKLREKRPDSRIVVLTGYGAIATAVAAVKIGATDYLSKPADANDITNALLSRGDDLPPPPENPMSADRVRWEHIQRVYELCDRNVSETARRLSMHRRTLQRILAKRSPR, encoded by the coding sequence ATGACCGAAGCATTGCAGGACATCGGACCAGACCCGTCCCTGCTGCTCGTCGATGACGACGAGCCCTTCCTGCGCCGCCTCGAGCGGGCGATGGAGAAGCGTGGCTTCTCGGTGCAGGCCGCGGGCTCGGTCGCCGAGGGGATCGCGAAGGCGACAGCGTCGCCGGCGGCCTATGCCGTCGTGGACCTGCGGCTCGAGGACGGCAACGGGCTCGACGTGGTCGAGAAGCTGCGCGAGAAGCGCCCCGACAGCCGCATCGTCGTGCTGACGGGCTACGGGGCGATCGCGACCGCGGTGGCCGCGGTCAAGATCGGCGCGACGGATTACCTGTCGAAGCCCGCCGATGCGAACGACATCACCAACGCGCTCCTGTCGCGCGGCGACGACCTGCCGCCGCCGCCGGAGAACCCGATGAGCGCCGATCGCGTCCGCTGGGAGCATATCCAGCGCGTCTACGAGCTCTGCGACCGTAACGTGTCCGAGACGGCCCGGCGGCTGTCGATGCACCGCCGGACGCTCCAGCGCATCCTGGCCAAGCGGTCGCCGCGGTGA
- the ahcY gene encoding adenosylhomocysteinase, with protein sequence MAKDYIVKDISLAAYGRKELDIAETEMPGLMACRSEYGEAQPLKGARIVGSLHMTIQTAVLIETLTALGAEVRWASCNIFSTQDHAAAAIAEAGVPVFAVKGQTLEEHWDYLDKSFLFEDGPNMILDDGGDATLYILLGARAEAGEDLGVATSEEETVIHAQIKKRMAASPGWFTKIRDQIKGVSEETTTGVHRLYDLHKKGLLPFPAINVNDSVTKSKFDNKYGCKESLVDGIRRATDTMMAGKVAVVLGYGDVGKGSAASLRGAGARVKVTEVDPICALQAAMDGFEVVRLEDVVDSADIFITTTGNKDVIRIEHMREMKDMAIVGNIGHFDNEIQVANLKNHKWTNIKEQVDMIEMPSGNRIILLSEGRLLNLGNATGHPSFVMSASFTNQVLAQIELWTKGEDYAPGVYILPKHLDEKVARLHLDRIGVRLTEMSKEQADYIGVAQDGPFKPEHYRY encoded by the coding sequence ATGGCCAAGGACTACATCGTCAAAGACATCTCGCTTGCCGCCTACGGCCGCAAGGAGCTCGACATCGCCGAGACCGAAATGCCGGGCCTGATGGCCTGCCGGTCGGAATACGGCGAGGCGCAGCCGCTGAAGGGCGCACGCATCGTCGGCTCGCTGCACATGACGATCCAGACCGCCGTCCTGATCGAGACGCTGACCGCGCTGGGCGCCGAGGTCCGCTGGGCGTCCTGCAACATCTTCTCCACCCAGGACCACGCCGCGGCCGCGATCGCCGAGGCCGGCGTGCCGGTCTTCGCCGTGAAGGGCCAGACGCTGGAGGAGCACTGGGATTACCTCGACAAGTCCTTCCTGTTCGAGGACGGACCCAACATGATCCTCGACGATGGCGGCGACGCGACGCTTTATATCCTGCTTGGCGCGCGGGCCGAGGCGGGCGAGGATCTGGGCGTCGCCACCTCCGAGGAGGAGACGGTGATCCACGCGCAGATCAAGAAGCGGATGGCGGCGAGCCCCGGCTGGTTCACGAAGATCCGCGACCAGATCAAGGGCGTCTCCGAGGAGACGACGACCGGCGTGCACCGCCTCTACGACCTGCACAAGAAGGGCCTGCTGCCCTTCCCGGCGATCAACGTGAACGACAGCGTCACGAAGTCGAAATTCGACAACAAGTACGGCTGCAAGGAATCGCTGGTCGACGGCATCCGCCGCGCGACCGACACGATGATGGCCGGCAAGGTCGCGGTCGTGCTGGGCTATGGCGACGTGGGCAAGGGCTCGGCCGCCTCGCTGCGCGGCGCGGGCGCGCGGGTGAAGGTGACCGAGGTCGATCCGATCTGCGCGCTGCAGGCGGCGATGGACGGGTTCGAGGTGGTCCGGCTGGAGGATGTCGTCGACAGCGCCGACATCTTCATCACCACTACCGGCAACAAGGACGTGATCCGCATCGAGCACATGCGCGAGATGAAGGACATGGCGATCGTCGGCAACATCGGCCACTTCGACAACGAGATCCAGGTCGCCAACCTGAAGAACCACAAGTGGACCAACATCAAGGAACAGGTGGACATGATCGAGATGCCCTCGGGCAATCGCATCATTCTGCTGTCCGAGGGCCGGCTTCTGAACCTCGGCAACGCCACGGGCCACCCGTCCTTCGTGATGTCGGCGAGCTTCACCAACCAGGTGCTGGCCCAGATCGAGCTCTGGACCAAGGGCGAGGACTACGCGCCCGGCGTCTACATCCTGCCCAAGCATCTCGACGAGAAGGTCGCCCGGCTGCATCTCGACCGCATTGGTGTGCGCCTCACCGAGATGTCGAAGGAACAGGCCGACTATATCGGCGTCGCGCAGGACGGGCCCTTCAAGCCCGAGCATTACCGCTACTGA
- a CDS encoding PAS-domain containing protein, which yields MPDVVHMLIPVFGGALVGLAVLWGVLSFAPRAAFGAANPLARIDSDVLSEPRQFLFRNGYLVEHSENVGFLLPPPIDHLRAWDALIDALSDLVDEAGPAFRALREKGRAVRLEGTFGRDRIVVLGRRDGADIRITVSAADRSHAAIRVDLDSLRAMEDEMALLTRAGDSAPALSWAIDAEGRIIWANAAYTTLVARCNGRDAASAWPLPTLFPDEPGAPSGTVRRKVVARDGTEAWFDVTTAAPEPDGIRHVHALSLDAVIRAEDTLRSFIQTLTKSFAVLPTGLAIFDREGQLALFNPALIDMTGLDAAFLSRRPRMTDFFDALRDLQKLPEPRDYKAWRDGLAGLARGEAGRAHSETWTLPSGGTLRVTGRPQADGSVTLMLEDVSAERVATQRAQRDQAALTGLLDAVDEALVVFDGEGRRVLANAAARAGIPDLAPCAPPAAEIDLPETLEACIALWSKGCAPSPVWGEIRDLLRLPARERSGWSDKLRRPEGCDLEIRVTPLAGDRLALGFAEDRALTPPPPATARRPRVSA from the coding sequence ATGCCCGACGTGGTCCATATGCTGATTCCCGTGTTCGGCGGGGCGCTCGTCGGACTGGCCGTGCTCTGGGGCGTGCTCTCCTTCGCGCCGCGGGCGGCCTTCGGGGCGGCCAACCCGCTCGCCCGCATCGACAGCGACGTCCTGTCGGAGCCCCGTCAGTTCCTGTTCCGCAACGGCTACCTGGTCGAGCATTCCGAGAACGTGGGCTTCCTGCTGCCCCCGCCCATCGATCACCTGCGGGCCTGGGACGCGCTGATCGACGCGCTTTCCGACCTCGTGGACGAGGCCGGGCCCGCCTTCCGCGCCCTGCGCGAGAAGGGCCGGGCCGTGCGGCTGGAGGGCACTTTCGGCCGCGACCGCATCGTCGTTCTGGGCCGCCGCGACGGGGCCGATATCCGGATCACCGTCTCCGCCGCCGATCGCAGCCACGCCGCGATCCGCGTCGATCTCGACAGCCTGCGCGCGATGGAGGACGAGATGGCGCTGCTGACCCGCGCGGGCGACAGCGCCCCGGCGCTCAGCTGGGCCATCGACGCCGAGGGGCGGATCATCTGGGCCAACGCCGCCTACACGACGCTCGTCGCGCGCTGCAACGGGCGCGACGCGGCCAGCGCCTGGCCGCTGCCCACGCTCTTTCCCGACGAGCCGGGCGCGCCCTCGGGCACGGTCCGGCGCAAGGTTGTCGCCCGTGACGGGACCGAGGCCTGGTTCGACGTCACCACCGCCGCGCCCGAGCCCGACGGGATCCGCCATGTCCACGCGCTCTCACTCGACGCGGTGATCCGCGCCGAGGATACGCTGCGCAGCTTCATCCAGACGCTCACCAAATCCTTCGCCGTCCTGCCCACCGGCCTCGCCATCTTCGACCGCGAGGGCCAGCTCGCCCTGTTCAACCCGGCGCTGATCGACATGACCGGGCTGGACGCGGCCTTCCTGTCGCGGCGGCCGCGGATGACCGATTTCTTCGACGCGCTGCGCGACCTGCAGAAACTGCCCGAGCCGCGCGACTACAAGGCCTGGCGCGACGGGCTGGCCGGGCTCGCGCGGGGCGAAGCCGGCCGCGCCCATAGCGAGACCTGGACGCTGCCCTCCGGCGGCACCCTGCGCGTCACCGGCCGGCCGCAGGCCGACGGCTCGGTCACACTGATGCTGGAGGATGTCTCGGCCGAGCGGGTGGCCACGCAACGCGCGCAGCGCGATCAGGCGGCGCTGACCGGCCTGCTCGACGCGGTGGACGAGGCGCTGGTCGTGTTCGACGGCGAGGGCCGGCGGGTGCTGGCCAATGCCGCCGCGCGGGCCGGCATTCCCGATCTCGCGCCCTGCGCCCCGCCGGCGGCCGAGATCGACCTGCCCGAGACGCTGGAGGCCTGCATCGCGCTCTGGTCGAAGGGCTGCGCGCCGAGCCCCGTCTGGGGCGAGATCCGCGACCTGCTGCGGCTGCCCGCCCGCGAACGCTCCGGCTGGTCCGACAAGCTGCGCCGCCCGGAGGGCTGCGATCTCGAGATCCGCGTCACGCCGCTGGCCGGCGACCGACTGGCCCTGGGCTTCGCCGAGGATCGCGCCCTGACGCCGCCCCCGCCCGCGACCGCCCGGCGCCCGCGCGTTTCCGCCTGA
- a CDS encoding HD family hydrolase: MRRAPPRAWQRMLSGRRLDLLDPTPVDIEIEDIAHGLAFVARWNGQTRGDWPYSVAEHSLLVDEIFTRQGPARPAERLAALLHDAPEYVIGDMISPVKAAVGPDYGALDDRLQAAINLRFGLPARPGAALKRRIKRADKVSAWLEAVHIAGFSEREADRFFGRPDAGLIAGLTLTLRPPAEVRAAFLARHAELMAAHDG; the protein is encoded by the coding sequence ATGAGACGCGCCCCACCCCGCGCCTGGCAGCGCATGCTTTCGGGCCGACGGCTCGACCTTCTGGACCCCACGCCGGTCGATATCGAGATCGAGGATATCGCCCACGGGCTGGCCTTCGTCGCGCGCTGGAACGGCCAGACGCGGGGCGACTGGCCCTATTCCGTGGCCGAGCATTCGCTTCTGGTCGACGAGATCTTCACTCGGCAGGGCCCCGCCCGCCCGGCGGAGCGGCTGGCCGCGCTGCTGCACGACGCGCCCGAATACGTGATCGGCGACATGATCTCGCCGGTGAAGGCCGCGGTCGGTCCCGATTACGGGGCGCTGGACGACCGGCTGCAGGCGGCGATCAACCTGCGCTTCGGCCTGCCGGCGCGGCCGGGCGCGGCGCTCAAGCGCCGGATCAAGCGCGCCGACAAGGTTTCGGCCTGGCTCGAGGCGGTGCACATAGCGGGCTTCTCGGAGCGCGAGGCCGACCGATTCTTCGGCCGCCCCGATGCGGGGCTGATCGCGGGGCTGACGCTGACCCTGCGCCCGCCCGCCGAGGTGCGCGCCGCCTTCCTGGCCCGGCATGCCGAGCTGATGGCCGCGCATGACGGGTGA
- the regB gene encoding sensor histidine kinase RegB, translating to MPTQSTATLLPPESDGPRIRLITLVNLRWLALLGQSITVVVAYLTLSLDLHLVLCAAAIAAGAGANIVLSRGQPANARLSDRAAFGFLLFDVLQLSAILFLTGGLNNPFAVLFMAPVTISATVLSLRATVLLAATAIAMISLLGGYHLALRTLDGAVLELPELFLVGFWVAVLVGTLFQSGFAWRLTRDTEQLSRALLATQTALAREQKLQDLGGVVAAAAHELNTPLATIKLVSAELVDDLADQPELREDAELIRSQADRCRDILRSMGRAGKSDRHMRVAPVEAVLREAAAPHDDRGIEIVYDMTGEPGSPDRPPQVQRLPEVIHGLRNLIQNAVDFAEERVWIDIRWSGQSLMVRVTDDGRGYPPEVLPRLGDPFLRSRKRPGSEGMGLGLFIAKTLLERTGARVTFGNAAAPGGRRRRTHGGAQASVVWPLASIAAPESGALGENTPFLP from the coding sequence ATGCCCACGCAATCGACCGCCACCTTGCTGCCGCCCGAATCGGACGGTCCGCGCATCCGTCTGATTACGCTGGTCAATCTCCGGTGGCTGGCGCTTCTCGGACAGTCGATCACGGTCGTCGTCGCCTATCTCACGCTGTCGTTGGACCTGCATCTGGTGCTCTGCGCGGCCGCCATCGCCGCGGGGGCCGGCGCCAATATCGTGCTCAGCCGCGGGCAGCCCGCGAATGCCCGTCTCAGCGACCGCGCGGCCTTCGGGTTCCTGCTCTTCGACGTGCTGCAGCTCAGCGCGATCCTGTTCCTTACGGGGGGGCTCAATAATCCCTTCGCCGTCCTCTTCATGGCGCCGGTCACGATCTCGGCCACGGTCCTGTCGCTGCGCGCCACGGTGCTGCTGGCGGCGACGGCGATCGCGATGATCTCGCTTCTGGGCGGCTATCACCTGGCCCTGCGGACGCTCGACGGGGCGGTGCTGGAGCTGCCCGAGCTGTTCCTCGTGGGATTCTGGGTCGCGGTTCTGGTGGGGACGCTGTTCCAGTCGGGCTTCGCCTGGAGACTGACGCGCGACACCGAGCAGCTGTCGCGCGCGCTGCTGGCGACGCAGACGGCGCTCGCGCGCGAGCAGAAGCTGCAGGACCTGGGCGGCGTCGTCGCCGCCGCGGCGCATGAGCTGAACACCCCGCTGGCCACGATCAAGCTGGTCTCGGCGGAGCTCGTCGACGACCTCGCCGATCAGCCCGAGCTGCGCGAAGACGCCGAGCTGATCCGCAGCCAGGCCGACCGCTGCCGCGACATCCTGCGCTCGATGGGCCGGGCGGGAAAGAGCGACCGGCACATGCGCGTGGCCCCGGTCGAGGCCGTCCTGCGCGAGGCTGCCGCCCCGCATGACGACCGCGGCATCGAGATCGTCTACGACATGACGGGCGAGCCCGGCAGCCCCGACCGCCCGCCGCAGGTCCAGCGCCTTCCCGAGGTGATCCACGGGCTGCGCAACCTGATCCAGAACGCCGTCGATTTCGCTGAGGAGCGCGTCTGGATCGACATCCGCTGGAGCGGGCAGAGCCTGATGGTCCGGGTCACCGATGACGGCCGCGGCTATCCGCCCGAGGTGCTGCCGCGGCTGGGCGACCCGTTCCTGCGCAGCCGCAAGCGGCCCGGCTCCGAAGGCATGGGCCTGGGCCTGTTCATCGCCAAGACCCTGCTGGAGCGGACTGGCGCGCGGGTCACCTTCGGCAACGCGGCCGCCCCGGGCGGCCGCCGCCGGCGGACGCATGGCGGCGCGCAGGCCAGCGTGGTCTGGCCGCTGGCGTCGATCGCCGCGCCCGAAAGCGGGGCCTTGGGCGAAAACACGCCGTTCCTGCCCTGA
- a CDS encoding DUF2177 family protein → MQIAILYGAAVAFFLIVDAIMLTSVMKPLFERYIGDMLREPIDLAPAAIFYLFYVAGLVWLVALPALRAGSVGQAAINGAILGAVAYGTYEFTNKATLQGWAWPMVAVDTTWGAVLTGSTAAFGTWVAMRFA, encoded by the coding sequence ATGCAGATCGCGATCCTCTACGGCGCCGCCGTCGCCTTCTTCCTGATCGTCGACGCGATCATGCTGACATCGGTGATGAAGCCGCTCTTCGAGCGCTATATCGGCGACATGCTGCGCGAGCCGATCGACCTGGCCCCCGCGGCGATCTTCTACCTGTTCTACGTCGCCGGGCTGGTCTGGCTGGTCGCCCTGCCCGCGCTGCGTGCGGGCTCGGTCGGGCAGGCGGCGATCAACGGCGCGATCCTGGGCGCGGTCGCTTACGGCACCTACGAGTTCACCAACAAGGCGACGCTGCAGGGCTGGGCCTGGCCGATGGTGGCGGTGGACACGACCTGGGGCGCGGTGCTGACCGGATCGACCGCCGCCTTCGGCACCTGGGTCGCGATGCGCTTCGCCTGA
- a CDS encoding DUF2853 family protein, with protein MSKLDEKVGKYIDVVRSKLGEEPDVDLLRKVTRGCGPSIYNADSETIAAGQPGELATVKNNFLIKKLGLSDGPKLDEAIDAVIERYGRGDTNKYRAVIYYMLTKHFGKEGVYN; from the coding sequence ATGAGCAAGCTGGACGAGAAGGTCGGGAAGTATATCGACGTCGTGCGCTCCAAGCTCGGCGAGGAGCCGGACGTGGATCTGCTGCGCAAGGTGACGCGGGGCTGCGGGCCTTCGATCTACAATGCCGACAGCGAGACCATCGCCGCCGGCCAGCCGGGCGAATTGGCCACGGTGAAGAACAACTTCCTGATCAAGAAGCTGGGCCTGTCGGACGGGCCGAAGCTGGACGAGGCCATCGATGCCGTGATCGAGCGCTACGGCCGCGGCGACACCAACAAGTACCGCGCCGTGATCTACTACATGCTGACCAAGCATTTCGGGAAGGAAGGCGTCTACAACTGA
- a CDS encoding GNAT family N-acetyltransferase, producing the protein MTGDLHIRPARPFDAGAMAALLNEIIAIGGTTAIAGPVTGDALRAWMAEADIWHVAETAGEIVGFQWVGPSPKLPPEACDIASFVRPGAHGVGIGSKLFDATRKEAKARGYAWINATIRVENEGGRAYYRSRGFEAYARTPGTVSKRFNL; encoded by the coding sequence ATGACGGGTGACCTGCATATCCGCCCCGCCCGCCCCTTCGACGCGGGCGCGATGGCGGCCCTGCTCAACGAGATCATCGCCATCGGCGGCACCACCGCGATCGCGGGCCCGGTGACCGGCGACGCGCTGCGCGCCTGGATGGCGGAGGCCGATATATGGCACGTGGCCGAGACGGCGGGCGAGATCGTCGGCTTCCAATGGGTCGGCCCCAGCCCGAAGCTGCCGCCCGAGGCCTGCGACATCGCCTCCTTCGTGCGGCCGGGGGCGCATGGCGTGGGCATCGGCTCGAAGCTGTTCGACGCCACGCGAAAGGAAGCGAAGGCGCGCGGCTACGCCTGGATCAACGCGACGATCCGGGTCGAGAACGAGGGCGGCCGCGCCTATTACCGCTCGCGCGGGTTCGAGGCCTATGCCCGGACGCCCGGCACCGTCAGCAAACGGTTCAACTTGTAA